The Spirosoma oryzicola region GCGTCAGGTGCTCATCATGCGGCACTACGAGGAAATGAGTTTCCAGGAGATTGCCGATGCGACCGGCGTCAGCATCAACACAGCTTTGGGACGTATGCGTTATGCGTTGATTAATCTGCGCAAACAACTGAGCAAACGTTCGCCGAGTTATGATAAAAACATTTACCCAAGATGATGTGATCCGGTATGTCTATGAGGAGACCTCGCCAGAGGAAAATCTGCTCATTGAAGACGCTATGATGTCTGAACCGGAGTTGATGACCTTCTTCTTAGAAGCACTGGAATTACGTGCTTTGATGAACAAGATTGAGCGGCAACCCCGCGAAAATACCGTTCAGTCCATTCTAAATTACTCTAAAAATTACCCCGCAAGCCCACCAGCCCGATTGCGCCATACGTAACGAGCTTGTGGGTTTTGCTGTAGTCAGACATTGGCTAGTGACGATTGATAGGCTCATCCAGGGCCTGGGTTCGTCACTAGCTAGTGGCCTTATTGTATGCAAAAGAAAGAACGCTTCCAGCGATTTCTCGATTATTTCACTCAGCATTATCCAGAGCCTAAAACAGAATTAAACTTCGGCAATCCATACGAGTTGCTGGTCGCGGTTATTTTGTCGGCTCAGTGTACAGATAAGCGGATCAACCAGGTTACACCTGCCCTGTTTGCTCGTTTTCCAGAAGCGGAATCATTGGCGGCAGCGTCGGTTGACGAAGTTTTTTCGTACATCCGTAGTGTGTCCTACCCGAACAACAAGGCCAAGCACCTCGTTGGAATGGCGAAGTTGCTGATGGAGCGCTTTGGCGGAGAAATTCCGGCGACGGTTGAAGAGTTACAGACGCTGCCGGGTGTAGGCCGGAAAACAGCACACGTCATCTTGTCGATTGTGTACAACGAACCCACGATGGCCGTTGATACGCACGTGTTTCGCGTTTCGCATCGGTTGGGACTCGCTCCATTGACCGCGACGACTCCGCTTGCCGTTGAGAAAGCACTGATGGCTCATATTCCGAAGCAGTACGTCCCCAAGGCTCACCACTGGCTTATCTTACACGGGAGGTACATTTGTCTGGCACGGACGCCCAAATGCCCGGCATGCGACCTACGCGATTTTTGCAAGTACTACGAAAAGCACCCCGAGTTAGGTCATTCAGGATTAAAATGATTGGCAGGATTTATCACAGAGGAGCCTCAAAGAAGCGAGCTCAAATCAGCAAAATCATTTTAATCCCGAAAATTCTGGTTCAGACTAGTACCGGTCAGTTGTCGCAAAAAAGAAGCTGGCTTCAATCTCCGCGTTCTCATCCGAATCGGAACCGTGCACAGCGTTCTCCTGCATCGATTTCGCGTACAGCTTACGAATGGTACCTTCTTCGGCCTGCGCTGGATTTGTAGCGCCGATCAGCTTCCGAAAATCAGCAACCGCATTTTCTTTTTCCAGAATCATAGGCACAATGGCTCCTGACGACATGTACGTACGCAGATCGTTGTAAAATGGCCGCTCGCGATGCACGGCGTAAAATTGCCCCGCCCGCTCCGGCGTTAGCTGCGTTTTCTTGATTGCAACGATACGGAAACCCGCTTCTTCAATCAGTTTGATAATTGCTCCGGTATGACCGCCTTCCACTGCGTCGGGCTTGATCATGGTGAACGTTAGATTCGTAGCCATTAGGGGATTTATCCAATGTTAGTTAGGCGCAAAGGTAAACACTTTACCTGAAATGCCACGTCGACGGATTAGCCCGCTGATATCCAAATTATTCGTACTTTTGGGTTTCGATTGCAGCTTCGGCTGTTTGTTTATGCAAGATATTGAAGCAATTGGCGCGGTTATCGCAGAGCCGCAAACCGTGCTGATTACAACGCACCAGAATCCCGATGCCGACGCAATGGGATCATCGCTGGGGCTGGCAGGTTACCTTCGCAAAAAAGGCCACCGTGTGACGGTCGTAACGCCTACCGATTACGGGCAAAATCTCTACTGGCTATCCGGCAATGAGGAGGTGATCGCTTTCGACGAGAAAGTACGGGTTACCGTAAACCAGTTGTTCGATGAGGCCGACGTAATTTTTTGCCTGGATTTTTCGAGCTTAGATCGCATTCGCGACTTAGCACCGCTGGTACGTCAGTCCCGCGCCCGTAAAGTTTTGATCGACCATCACCTGGAACCGGAGTCATTCGCAGAACTGGCTTTGTGGGACCCAACTGCTGCGGCAACCGCTGAACTCGTTTTTCGGCTTATCGTCGCGCTAGGCGATAAAGCATTGATCGACGTTCCTATTGCGGAGTGCTTGTACTCCGGGCTTATGACCGACACCGGTTCGTTTCGCCACTCGAATACAACGGGCGATGTTCATCGTATGGCTGCCGAACTGGTCGACCTTAAGATTGACGTTAGCAGCATTCACCGGCGCATCTTTGATAACGTATCAATCGATAAGTTTCGGTTGCTCGGCTACGTGCTGAACGAAAAGCTGAACGTACTTCCCGAATACCGGTTCGCTTACATCACCTTGACGGATGCAGAGTTGAAACAGTACCGATCCAAAACGGGAGACACCGAAGGGATGGTTAACTACGCCCTGTCGGTTGAAGGAGTTGTGATGGCCGCTATCTTGATTGACCGCGTTGACGAGATCCGCATTTCATTCCGCTCCATCGGCGACTTTTCGGTTCGGGAGTTGTCAAACAAGCATTTTAACGGCGGTGGCCATCGCAATGCAGCGGGTGGCCGCTCGAAGTTATCCCTGGCTGAAACCGAGCAAAAGTTGCTGGCCATTCTTCCTGAGTACAAAGAGCTACTGTTTAAAACAGTCTGATGGTAGTCGCTTACTTGAGATCATATTATTCATTCAATCACCGGTACCATAGATAATTACAATAAAACAACAATAAAACATGTCTCTTAAAAATTTCGGGAAAGCCGCCCTGATTGTCGCTGTGGTAGCGGCCTGCGGTAAAAACCGCGTTCAGGTAACGGACAACGGCCTGAAGTACCAAATTCATGAGCAGGCTGACAGCCCACGCAAGGGTAAAGTCGGTGACATTCTTACGCTTCACCTGACGCTGCTCAACAACAAAGATTCTATTCTCCGCGATACTCATAAAGAAGGTGCTCCCTTCCAAATGCTGTTGCAGGTTCCTCCATTCAAAGGAAGCTACGAAGAAGGATTGACCATGCTTGGCAAAGGCGATAGCGCAACGTTCTACGTAAGCGCCGATTCGCTATTTACGCGGGCCATGCAACCACTTCCTCCAGGCGTTCAGAAAGGTACAGATATCGGTATCGCAGTAAAGGTGATCAATGTTCAGTCGGAAGACGAATACAAAAAAACGCAGGCGGCTGATTTCGAAAAGCAAAAAGGAATCGATGCTAAAATTATCGAAAACTACGTAGCGAAGAACGGTTTGGCCGGTAAAGTACAGAAAACTGAGTCGGGCGTTTACTACGTAATTACGCAGCCGGGCAGCGGCCCTGCGCCTTCGCGTGGTGACCTTGTTCAGGTACATTACACAGGTAAATTATTGGACGGAAAAGTATTCGATAGCTCGAAGACAAATCCACAGTCGGGTGGCAAACCCGTTCAGTTCCCAGTCGGTGTTGGTCAGGTAATTCCAGGTTGGGAAGAAGGCGTTATGAAAATGCACAAGGGCGAAAAAGCAACGCTTATTATTCCTTCGACGCTGGCTTACGGTCCACGCGGAAACCAGGGTATTCCACCTAATTCTGTCCTGCTGTTCGATATTGATCTGATCGATATTCAGAAAGGACAGGCGGGTCAGCCTGGCATGCCACAAGGTATGCCGCAGCCCGGTCGTTAATCGACGCTCTTATTGTTCGTTTCTTTCGAAAGCCGTTCGTAGTTTTACCACGAACGGCTTTTCTTTTGTATGGAACTCTGCTTTGCCACGAACAATCAACACAAATTAGACGAGGTGTCATCCAAGCTGGGTGACACTTTCCAGCTCAAAACACTAAAGAATATTGGCTGCCTGGACGAGCTACCGGAAACCACGGGCACCATTCCCGGCAATTCGCGTCAGAAAGCCGATTATGTCTGGACGCATTTTGGTGTGTCCTGCTTTGCCGACGATTCGGGATTGGAAGTCGAATCCCTGAATGGCGAGCCCGGCGTTGATAGCGCTTTTTACTCGGGGAGCCGCAACGCAGAGAACAACATCGAGAAGTTATTGACTAATCTGGCGGGACAATCAAACAGAAAAGCCCGTTTCATTACGGTCTTTACGCTGGTGCTCCACGGGGTCGAACACCAATTTGAAGGAACTATAGAAGGTCAGATTGTAGAGGAGCCACGCGGTACGGGTGGATTTGGTTACGACCCGGTATTTCAGCCGGATGGCTACGACCGTACATTTGCTCAGATGAGTCTGGAAGAAAAGAATGCGATAAGCCACCGGTCGCGGGCGCTTGCCAAGATGATCGATTACCTGAAAGACCAGGTGTTTTCCTGATCCTATATTGACCAGGTTGATAAATAAAAAACCCCCGCAGATCGATCTGCGGGGGTTTTTGTCACTATTTATGCGCTACTAATAAAACTTAGCCCGGCGATCTTCTACTTTCGCAGCCTCTTTGATAGCTTCGTTAATGTAGAATCCAGTGCGCGATGCGTTGTTCTGCTGAATCTGTGTTTTATACAGAGCGTAATCCGCAACGGCTGGAGCAGGTGTCACATTTGTCGTTTCGACGATCAGCACGCCAGCGTCGCCCGCGAACGGTTTCGAACGCTTGCCAGGCTTGAGGCCAAACGCTTTACCCAAAGCGACAGGATCAACACCGGCGCTACGAAGGAAACCCGTTGCCAGATTTACATCTTCTACATTCTCAACCAGCGCGCCAGCACCGTATTTCTGAGCAATCGCTTCCAACGTGCCGCTGGCATTACCAAGCTTGCTGATGATCTGCTCACCTTTCAGCTCGTTCCGCACTTTTGCGGTTAGTTCAGCACGGTAATCGTCAACCTTTACGTCATCTTTATTCGTCTTGTTCGTCAGCACAGCAATAACGTACTGATCACCAATCTCGAATGGTTCCGATACCGAATTAACATCCGTTTTGTCGTCAAACGCCCAGCGAACAACCGAACGGGCATCAGCCAGCGCGTTAATGTTGCTGGCGTTTTCGGGAATCCGATCAGCCGTTGCGACAACAATTGACTTATCTTCTTTTACTTTGGCGTCAAATGCTTCTTTCGTTCTTACGTCAGAAGCGAACTGATCCGCTTTGCGCAGCGCTTCGTCACGCGTTGTCTGGCTAGGTGTGATTGATTTACCAATAGCCGCAACCCGGTAAAGTACGTTCGTTTTAGGCTGTGTCACCTTAATGATGTGATAGCCAAAATCCGTTTCAACGATGCGTGGGATCAACCCTGCTGACGTAGCTCCAAAAATAGCCGACTCAAAAGGCTTCACCATCTGACCGTTATTTTTGAAGTAGCCAAGGTCACCACCGTTTTGCGCCGAACCATCGGCACTGTTGGTTTGCGCTAATGCTTCGAAGCTAGCACCACCCTGAATCTGTTGCAAAATGCCTTCTGCCCGGCGACGAGCATCTGCTTTTGCCGAATCCGTCTGCGCCGTCGGGCGAATCAGGATATGGCTAGCACGTGCGGTAAAGCTGGTATCTTTTTTCGTACCACCATACTTGTAGATAAAGTACGTGTTGCCTTCCCGGAATGGACCGTAGATACCACCCGGTGAGAATGTTGGGATCGACGCCCGCAACTGTTCCGGCATTTCACCCGCTGTTAGGTACAAGGGCACCCGCACATCGCTGTTTTGCTGGGCAAACGTTGAGTCGTTCGTAGCCGCACCAAGTCCCCGTGCCAGCGACTTAATCTGGTTGTAAAGCGTTGCGCTGTCTTCTTTTGACGGAGCAACCGAGAAAGTTACGTACTGAATCGACCGTGTATTAGCACCCGGAAACTCGTCCTTGTGTTTGTTGAGGTAATCCTGCAACTGCGAATCCGTTACTTTTACCGTCGTATCGTTAATGGTATAGTACGGAACGAACAGGAATTTAAGATCAGCTTTTGAGTTTTGAGCCTGGTATTCTTTCTGCGCTTCGGCTGTTGTAGCGAATACCGACAGGCGCATCAGTCCTTCGTATTTTTCGCGTAACCGATCCGAACTCAGGTTTTGCTCAAAGTTGGCCCAGGCTGCCTGCTGTTGCGGAGGCAAATTCTTTAAGCCTTTGAGGTAGTTGATAATCGTACTCTTGTCGAATACGCCCGTCTGTGGGTTCGTAAAGGCTTGCCGAACGGCTGGGCTGATGTTGTTACCCTGTACCATGTCGACCAGTTCTTCCGGCGACACTTTCAGACCAAGTTTGTCGAACTCTTTCTGGTAAGCAATCTCGAACAACAGCTGATTCCAGGCTTGTTCACGGAGCTGTACAAGATCCTGTTCAGCCGGAGCGCGTCCTGTTTGTTGCTCAAACTGAGCCCGAAGCTCGTCTACTTTGGCATTGAATTCTGGGTAATCAATGGATTGGCCAGCAATTTCGCCGACCTCCTGTTGGTTTCCGCCGAACAGCAAACTACGGCCTCCGAGCAAATCCCCCCCCACAATGAACAGAATCAAGCTGACGGCGATAACACCTACGGCCAGTCCTGAACGTTCTCTGATCTTGTTAATGACAGACATTTCGCGTTATACATACAATTTAGCCCGCAAAATAACAATTTTCCCCGTTGGAATACAAGCAGATTAACAGTTAGATAGCACAGATTATACGTTGAATGTCTGTAAATAGCGTACCTTCTGCCTTGAATACGGAAAAACGAGCGAATAATTCCTCGCTATACCACTGGCGCTGTCGGGTTCGCTGTACAACTTCCCGATGCCCCGCTTCCCGATACGCGTATTGATCGACAGCTTTCGCCGTTCGCCATACGCTAATTGTACATTGTTGTACAAGGGGTACTTCGCCGACGCCAATACCAAACAGCAAATTTTCCGAATGAGCCTGTAAGCGCTGACGAGCCTGAGGTACATGACGCCAGAAATCCGGCAAAGCACGATAGCGAATGGTCGCTCTGGTCAACACCGCTACGGGTGTCGCATCGGAAGCGACTGGTTGCGTCGATTTGACGAACGGGCTTTGACCATCCCAGTGCCCGTGCGCCCGCTGCGTACGAAGATAGAGCGTACCGGTTTGATCAGTACCCTCCTGCAAATGCCGGTAAGTAGCTGACTGTAAAAAAGCATCGGCGTGAGCGTCGCTTTTCCAGACAGCTAGAAAAACGTATTGGGAGAAATCCGGAACAAGACCAAAATTTTTACCGCTACCCATAAGCTTGCAGAACACCATTCCTTCTTCCTCAAACGGTTTCATGAGAGACCGTCCCATATTGGCAAACGCCTGAAACCGAGTGTACGATTCGTAATGAAACACGGTCACTGTCGTGACGGGTAATGAATCAGGATCACTTAGTCCCATCTGTATCGCTTTAGGTTTTTATAAACAGATCTACATTTTTTTGTAAGCACGCATTGATCAATTGTCAGGACATCCATTTTTGTAGAAAGTTCGCCACACCATTCCACAAAAAACCGTCGATCACAAATTGTGATCGACGGCCTTAGGATATACAATTTGATAGTTTTGACTAGTTGTCTTTATCCAGTTTATCACCGGCTTTGTCGAATGCGTCACCTACTTCACGACCAGCCCGTTTAAAGCCAGTTTTTATATCTTTCCAGGCATCAGCCGTAGCATTTTTTGCCTTGTCTATATCCTGCCGCAGATCGTCCCGTTCGTCTTCAAGCTTGGCAAGCTGCTCTTTCGATTCGGCTTTTGCCTTTGCTCCCTGACGCTTGATATCTGCCTTCATTTCGTCGATTTTAGCGTCCAATTTATCTTTTTGAACGTTCATCTTGGCAACTGCCTCGTCGCGTTCTTCTTTAAAATCAGCAGCAGCTTCGTCTGTTTTCGCTTCAGCTTTGTCACCTGCTTCTTTTAAATCTTCCCGGGTTTCAGCGGTAGCTTCTTTGGTATCGGCTTCAATAGCATCGCCCGTTTTTTCCATCGCGTCTTCGGTACGAGATTCTTTTTTACCGTCCGATCCACAGGCCTGTAGTAAGGTCAGCGATGCCGCTAAAAGAATTGTACCAGCAACCTGTTTAAATTGAGCGAAACCTAGTTGAGACTTCTTCATGATAGATGTGTAGTTTGATTGTATCAACAGGTTTCGCAAACGATGTGCCAAAAAGGCCACAGTGCAATATGGTAGGGTTTTCTAGTTCTTCCATTTGACGGCGCAGCCGATTGGCTTGGTCAACGGAGACTGTACCGGACGGCCAGCCAACAAGCTGGTAACCGCTTCATCAACGTAACGTCGCTGTACGTTTGTCCCATCTTGCGGGCTATCGTCAATCGTACCGATGTATTCGAGTATGAACTGTCCGTTGGTATGCTTTAATACGTACACTTCTGGCGTCCGGGTAGCGCCAAATGCTCTCGCTACAGCCTGCGTCTCGTCCATTGCATACACGAAAGAGTATCCTTTATCACGCGCCCGATTTTTCATGTTTTCGAACGAATCATCTTCGTAAGCGGCCGGATCGTTGGGCATGATTGCCAGAACCGGATAGCCCTGCGGGGCAAATTTTCGGTCAATGGCTATCAAACGATCCTCGTATGCTTTAGAAAATGGGCAGTGGTTACTGGTAAAAACGACGATCAACCCTTTTTGCGCTTTATAATCGCCAAGCGAAACCGTCTGTCCGTTGGTGCTTTTTAAGCGAAAATCAGCTACACCATCGCCAATCGTGTATCCTCTGGGGAGTTGAGCATACGAAACAGTCGCAATTCCTACAATCAGCCACATCAAAAAGGGCAGATGCAACCAGCGATTCATAATAAGTTGTCCTTTTAGCATTTGTTTGTTAGACAACGAATGAAGCCAAAAGATTAACCGGATGATTCCTAGTCGAATACCTGCTTTTGTGCCGACAAGCGTTTACTGCCCAAAGCTAACAAACCTATTGATAGTAGCTGTAACTGACAGCTAGTAATTTAAGGACTTAGTAGTTTAATAAATTGACCAGCCGATTTTCTGCCCTTAATGGTCACCGAAAATCAACTGGATTGATGGAACGTGGGCAAAGAGCCCTATTCAGGCTGATTGATGGGTAAGATCGACTGTTCGGTACAAACTAGCACCGGTTTGGTCTTCCTTCTTTTAGTCGACAACAATTCTCTGAATCAGGCGTTTGGTTCCGGCTTCAGCCCACAGAAGATACACACCCGGCACGAGCGGCTGGTTAGGTTTGAGCAGTAAAACTCCACCGGATTGGTCAACCAACGTCAAAGGCAATTCCAGCCCGGTTAGCGTTGTAAGACGGTAGGTGGCCTGATGCATATTTCGTACAGATACGCGAATTTCTTCTCGACTTGCTGGATTTCCTAGTACCTCCAGTGATGGTGTCAGGTTGTCCATAACCGCCACCGTAATCGTCGAGTATGCGATCTGCCCATTTGTATCTACCTGCCTGAGCCGGTAATAATTGGCACCATCAACGGGGTGACCATCTGTAAAACCATAGTACCGGTGCAGGGTTGAATTACCCTGGGCATCGATTCTTCCAATCGTTATAAATTCGGTTGCATTAGCACTTCGCTGTACGTCAAAGTAGTCGGCGTCGCGTTCCCAGGCGGTTTCCCAACTTAGTTGAACGTGCTCTCCTTGTGGCTTAGCCCCGAACGAGACAAGTGTAACGGGAAGCGCCTGGGCATTGATGACAATTTCGTCCAGCCGCATTGACCCATTAATCTGATTACGCTGGCAACCATAAAACCGGAATGCTACCGAACCCGCATTATTCGTAAAGCCACTGTTCAGGCCAGAAAGCGACAGAGACACCGACTGGTAAGGTACTGCCTGAGCGGTAATCGCTCCGTTGAAGATATCGCTGCCAAAATTATCAACGCTGGAACGTACCCGAATCAAATTTGGCCCCTGCGCCGAACGGCTGTAGTAAAATGACAGCGTGTACAGCGTAAGCAAAGCGCCATTCTGTGGGCTAACACTTATTTCCAGGTACTCGTCTCCGGCACAATTGGCATTGGACCAGTTCTGGACGTTGATGGCTTTACCAACCTGACCGCTGGGAAAGCCACCTACACTGGGAACAAGTACGTTGACGGGCGATGCGTCACTGGCAACAACATTAGAAGATGTTGACACCCCGCTACGGCTTCCTTCGAAACTCCACGAAGCGGTAAAGGGGGTAGTTTGGCACCAAACTATGTGCGTTGTTAAAAGAAGGATAAGAGTAAATAGCTTTTTCATAGCAGATGTTACGGCATTATGTCACTAACACCTGCAATCTAGCTACTTATCCCTTACTCACAAGAAAATCAATACAAAAATGTACCGTGCTCCGAATTAATAGTGACTTGTTTCCCTGAGTAAGCTTCTACATGGCCAATAATTTGCGCGTCAATACCGAATGACTTCGACACGTCAATCACTTGCTGAGCGAGGCCTTGAGGCAAATAAACTTCCAGACGATGGCCCATATTAAAGACTTTATACATTTCCTGCCAGCTCGTTCCGCTTTCCTGCTGAATAAGCGCAAACAACGGCGGAGTTGGAAAGAGATTGTCTTTGACAACGTGCAGATTGTCAATAAAATGCAGCACTTTAGTCTGCGCCCCACCTGAACAATGCACCATGCCGTGAATATGGGGTCGTAGCTCGTCAAGCAATGCTTTCACTACAGGTGCGTAGGTGCGTGTTGGCGACAGAATCAGTTGGCCCACGGTTACATTCTCGCCAGAACCAACGGCAATTGAATCAGTCAACCGCTTCGATCCGCTGTAAATAAGGTTCCGGTCAATCGCCGGATCAAAACTTTCCGGATACGCATCAGCCAGGTAATGCGCCAGTACGTCATGGCGAGCCGATGTCAGACCGTTGCTACCCATACCACCATTATAGACCGATTCGTACGTTGCCTGACCGAACGAAGCCAGCCCGACAATGACATCACCCGCCTGAATACGGTCGTTGCTGATTACCTGATCACGGCGCATCCGGGCAATGACGGTGCTATCAACGATGACAGTACGGACCAGATCGCCAACATCCGCCGTTTCGCCCCCCGTGCTATAAATCTCAATACCGTGATCACGAAGCGTTTGTAGTACTTCTTCGGTACCGTTAATGAGTTCGGCAATCACCTCACCCGGAACCAGATTTTTATTACGGCCAATGGTTGATGATAACAGCATTGGCCCCGTTGCACCTACACAGATCAGATCGTCGGTATTCATCACGACCGCGTCCTGCGCAATTCCCCGCCATACGCTCAGATCACCCGTTTCGCGCCAGTAGAGGTAAGCCAGCGACGATTTTGTTCCGGCTCCATCGGCGTGCATGATCGTACAATAATCCGGATCGCCAGCCAGCGTATCGGGTACTATTTTACAAAACGCCTTTGGAAATAAGCCTTTATCGAGTTGGGCAATGGCGTTGTGAACGTCTTCTTTACTGGCGGAAACTCCGCGTTGGGCATAACGGTCGGTCATGCTGCAAAGGTAAGGAGAAAAAAAGATGCGGCTCGCCCAACAATTCGCTATTCGTACACAATTCCGGCTTCAGCCCTGATTGCGTCGAGCAAGGCCATCAAATTCAGACTATCCTCCAGCGACCAGAGCGGGCTTTCGGTTCGGCCTGCGCTCAGGCATTGCATCACGTGGTTAGCCTCATAGTCATACCCGTGCGTCGTCCGGTCGAAATCAAACGTAGCTGGCTCCTCGCCTTCTACGTGGAGGGTCACTCCTTTCGTTTCGTGAAAGCGACTATGAATTCGAATTTGTCCTGACTCGCCCTGTATGATGCCGACACAATCCGTTTTCGCTCGTAAGGTACAGTCCAGTAAAGCGAGCTGTTCGCCTTCGTAGGTCATCACCATACCGCACTGCTCATCCGCGTCGGTTGCGCCGAAGATGGCCGATGCTTTGATGGACGTTGGTTTTCCCAAAAACAGGTACGACAGAAACAGCGGGTAAATACCGATGTCGAGCAGAGCGCCCCCACCCAATGCTTTGTTGAACAAGCGACCTTCGGGCGAAAATTGCGCTTTGAATCCAAAGTCGGCCTTTACCGAAACAATCTTGCCAATAACTCCTGATTGGGCCAATTCGAGCGCGCGGACGATTCCCGGCATAAATCGACTCCAAAGCGCTTCCATCAGAAACACCTTTTTTGAACGGGCTATTTCGACCATTTCGCGTACCTGCTCACTGTTCATGGCAAACGGTTTTTCGCCTAGCACGGCGACGCCACCCTTGAGCAGCATCAGCACATTTTTGTGGTGTTCTGTGTGCGGAGTAGCCACGTACACAACATCCAGATCCGGCAGGGTGAGCAGATCGTCATACCGGCCAAGCGCATGAGGAATCCCGTATTGTTGGGCAAATTCGTCGGCGCGTTGCTGGTTTGACGAAGCGACGGCGTACAGCTGCGCATCGGGTACGGTTAGCAAGTCTTGAGCAAACTTATGGGCAATGCGTCCTGGTCCTAAAATTCCCCAGCGTATCATAGGTCTTATCCGATTGAGTAAAGGGCGGTTGAATAAATTGGGCTGTTAACCGTCGACCAAATCTATAGTTTTTTCCTAAGTTGCGGCCCTTACCGTCTCAATATCCTGTGAAAAACATTCAAATTCTTAGTGTAGTCAGTGTGCTTTTTTTCTGTTTTTCCAGTGTCTTTGCCCAAATCGTTGAACAGCCCGACCCGTTACGCCCGTCAACGCCCGATTCCGTTAAAACCGATTCAAGCAACGTAGCGACCACCCGCAAGGACACCATAAAAGCCGAGGTTGCCAAGCCCGTGACGCCTATCTTCCGGTATCGATTCACCGCCGACGGTACATTTACGTCTGGTAACGTCAATCGGGCCTTATTGCAACTAACCAGCGCCGTCGACTATCAACTAAGTAATTATTTCAAACTGTCCAGTAATCCGTCGTTTGTGTACGGTAAACAAAACGGTCTATTGGCCGAACGCGAATGGTTCGGTGATCTGCGTACGACGTATCGCCACGAACAACGATTGTATTATCTGGCTTTTGGCTCGTACGAACGCAGTAACCTTCGGCAAATCAATCACCGCTGGACTATAGCGGGCGGGGCTGGTTTTAAGGTCCTGAATCGCAAGCGGGCTTATATTTCGATTACGGACGTGCTGATGCAGGAATACACGGACTTTCTGGAGCTGGACGACATCAATATTTTTCGTAATTCAACACGACTGTACGGCGAGTACGTCTTTGGTAAGGACCGCTTCACAATTACGCACACGGCGTTTTACCAACCGGCTCTTGGCCAATACAATGTTCGCTGGAATGCCAGTGTGAGCGTCCAGGTCAAACTAACAGCAGCGACCAGCCTACGGACCACCTTGGCAAATGCATACGAAAGTCTGGTTGTACCCGGTCGGCAGAATAACGACCTTCGCTTTACGGTCGGATTGGTTTACGAGAAAAAATAAAAGGGAGGCCGTCAGTTGATGGCCTCCCTTTTATTTTTTCTCTTGTCGATTATTGTCTGTCAGGAAACGGAATAATCAATCGTTC contains the following coding sequences:
- a CDS encoding peptidylprolyl isomerase, coding for MSVINKIRERSGLAVGVIAVSLILFIVGGDLLGGRSLLFGGNQQEVGEIAGQSIDYPEFNAKVDELRAQFEQQTGRAPAEQDLVQLREQAWNQLLFEIAYQKEFDKLGLKVSPEELVDMVQGNNISPAVRQAFTNPQTGVFDKSTIINYLKGLKNLPPQQQAAWANFEQNLSSDRLREKYEGLMRLSVFATTAEAQKEYQAQNSKADLKFLFVPYYTINDTTVKVTDSQLQDYLNKHKDEFPGANTRSIQYVTFSVAPSKEDSATLYNQIKSLARGLGAATNDSTFAQQNSDVRVPLYLTAGEMPEQLRASIPTFSPGGIYGPFREGNTYFIYKYGGTKKDTSFTARASHILIRPTAQTDSAKADARRRAEGILQQIQGGASFEALAQTNSADGSAQNGGDLGYFKNNGQMVKPFESAIFGATSAGLIPRIVETDFGYHIIKVTQPKTNVLYRVAAIGKSITPSQTTRDEALRKADQFASDVRTKEAFDAKVKEDKSIVVATADRIPENASNINALADARSVVRWAFDDKTDVNSVSEPFEIGDQYVIAVLTNKTNKDDVKVDDYRAELTAKVRNELKGEQIISKLGNASGTLEAIAQKYGAGALVENVEDVNLATGFLRSAGVDPVALGKAFGLKPGKRSKPFAGDAGVLIVETTNVTPAPAVADYALYKTQIQQNNASRTGFYINEAIKEAAKVEDRRAKFY
- a CDS encoding DHH family phosphoesterase, coding for MQDIEAIGAVIAEPQTVLITTHQNPDADAMGSSLGLAGYLRKKGHRVTVVTPTDYGQNLYWLSGNEEVIAFDEKVRVTVNQLFDEADVIFCLDFSSLDRIRDLAPLVRQSRARKVLIDHHLEPESFAELALWDPTAAATAELVFRLIVALGDKALIDVPIAECLYSGLMTDTGSFRHSNTTGDVHRMAAELVDLKIDVSSIHRRIFDNVSIDKFRLLGYVLNEKLNVLPEYRFAYITLTDAELKQYRSKTGDTEGMVNYALSVEGVVMAAILIDRVDEIRISFRSIGDFSVRELSNKHFNGGGHRNAAGGRSKLSLAETEQKLLAILPEYKELLFKTV
- a CDS encoding FKBP-type peptidyl-prolyl cis-trans isomerase — protein: MSLKNFGKAALIVAVVAACGKNRVQVTDNGLKYQIHEQADSPRKGKVGDILTLHLTLLNNKDSILRDTHKEGAPFQMLLQVPPFKGSYEEGLTMLGKGDSATFYVSADSLFTRAMQPLPPGVQKGTDIGIAVKVINVQSEDEYKKTQAADFEKQKGIDAKIIENYVAKNGLAGKVQKTESGVYYVITQPGSGPAPSRGDLVQVHYTGKLLDGKVFDSSKTNPQSGGKPVQFPVGVGQVIPGWEEGVMKMHKGEKATLIIPSTLAYGPRGNQGIPPNSVLLFDIDLIDIQKGQAGQPGMPQGMPQPGR
- the rdgB gene encoding RdgB/HAM1 family non-canonical purine NTP pyrophosphatase; the protein is MELCFATNNQHKLDEVSSKLGDTFQLKTLKNIGCLDELPETTGTIPGNSRQKADYVWTHFGVSCFADDSGLEVESLNGEPGVDSAFYSGSRNAENNIEKLLTNLAGQSNRKARFITVFTLVLHGVEHQFEGTIEGQIVEEPRGTGGFGYDPVFQPDGYDRTFAQMSLEEKNAISHRSRALAKMIDYLKDQVFS
- a CDS encoding nucleoside-diphosphate kinase encodes the protein MATNLTFTMIKPDAVEGGHTGAIIKLIEEAGFRIVAIKKTQLTPERAGQFYAVHRERPFYNDLRTYMSSGAIVPMILEKENAVADFRKLIGATNPAQAEEGTIRKLYAKSMQENAVHGSDSDENAEIEASFFFATTDRY
- a CDS encoding DUF3291 domain-containing protein yields the protein MGLSDPDSLPVTTVTVFHYESYTRFQAFANMGRSLMKPFEEEGMVFCKLMGSGKNFGLVPDFSQYVFLAVWKSDAHADAFLQSATYRHLQEGTDQTGTLYLRTQRAHGHWDGQSPFVKSTQPVASDATPVAVLTRATIRYRALPDFWRHVPQARQRLQAHSENLLFGIGVGEVPLVQQCTISVWRTAKAVDQYAYREAGHREVVQRTRQRQWYSEELFARFSVFKAEGTLFTDIQRIICAI
- the nth gene encoding endonuclease III, yielding MQKKERFQRFLDYFTQHYPEPKTELNFGNPYELLVAVILSAQCTDKRINQVTPALFARFPEAESLAAASVDEVFSYIRSVSYPNNKAKHLVGMAKLLMERFGGEIPATVEELQTLPGVGRKTAHVILSIVYNEPTMAVDTHVFRVSHRLGLAPLTATTPLAVEKALMAHIPKQYVPKAHHWLILHGRYICLARTPKCPACDLRDFCKYYEKHPELGHSGLK